Proteins found in one Nitrospira sp. genomic segment:
- a CDS encoding glycosyltransferase family 9 protein: MPHEPSPECRDLVIQLARLGDLIQTLPAIEALQDVYPERTLDVLCAAPLTSVLAGARRLGRVIPWDGAQWRAWTHQWKENPIQTMQAMQGYVESLGDMAYARVFALNQHARSRLMTQLFTGPSSREDEQNRSEARARPWAEYLRHIATQRGNNRVHLADAWCGMSGVRPRGRAPLFQPPAVELPDDLAPIGERQGLWVALVTGAGESDRCIPAATWGRWTREFLTGTDEGQVVLIGSGRERETGQAILESIPALLQGRVWDATGRTSIPQLMKLLHKCRWVIGADTGPLHLGTLMGSRAIGFYFSHARVHETGPYGEGHWVYQHATQAQPERWPIIESIALICDDQRRAASDWTLWRNRMDQWGTSFDDGSGQEGVEDARATVWRTLSPTLCESVAA; encoded by the coding sequence ATGCCGCATGAGCCCTCACCGGAATGCCGCGACCTCGTGATTCAACTGGCCCGTTTGGGCGACTTGATTCAAACGCTGCCCGCCATCGAGGCGTTGCAGGACGTGTATCCGGAACGAACACTGGATGTCCTCTGTGCCGCTCCCTTGACAAGCGTCCTCGCCGGAGCCCGTCGTCTGGGCCGTGTCATTCCCTGGGACGGGGCACAATGGCGTGCCTGGACCCATCAGTGGAAAGAGAATCCAATTCAAACCATGCAGGCCATGCAGGGCTACGTCGAGTCTCTCGGCGACATGGCGTACGCGCGTGTGTTTGCGTTGAATCAGCATGCACGGAGCCGCCTCATGACGCAGCTCTTTACAGGCCCTTCCTCGCGTGAGGATGAACAGAATCGTTCTGAGGCGCGCGCACGTCCATGGGCCGAGTATCTCCGGCATATCGCGACACAGCGCGGGAACAATCGGGTGCATCTGGCCGATGCCTGGTGCGGCATGAGTGGAGTCAGGCCACGAGGTCGGGCGCCGCTCTTCCAGCCTCCGGCCGTCGAGCTTCCCGACGACCTCGCTCCCATCGGTGAGCGGCAGGGTCTCTGGGTCGCGCTGGTGACCGGGGCGGGCGAATCGGATCGTTGCATCCCGGCTGCCACCTGGGGCCGGTGGACTCGAGAGTTTCTGACAGGGACAGACGAAGGGCAGGTCGTGCTGATCGGAAGCGGACGCGAGCGTGAAACCGGGCAGGCCATTCTCGAATCGATTCCCGCGTTGCTCCAAGGACGGGTCTGGGACGCGACCGGCCGCACAAGTATCCCGCAGTTGATGAAGCTGCTCCATAAATGCCGCTGGGTGATCGGTGCCGATACCGGCCCGCTCCATCTGGGCACGTTGATGGGCAGTCGGGCCATCGGATTCTATTTTTCTCATGCCCGGGTGCACGAAACCGGCCCCTATGGTGAAGGGCATTGGGTGTATCAACATGCCACGCAAGCCCAGCCGGAGCGCTGGCCCATCATCGAAAGTATCGCGTTGATCTGCGACGACCAGCGTCGTGCCGCCTCCGATTGGACCCTCTGGAGGAATCGTATGGACCAATGGGGAACGAGTTTTGATGACGGATCCGGACAAGAGGGTGTCGAAGACGCCCGCGCGACTGTCTGGCGAACCCTCTCTCCAACCTTGTGCGAATCGGTTGCCGCATGA
- a CDS encoding glycosyltransferase: MTLFNDNIARLAARDTSLAAAVKTSAGGVLTIEPARSGVPSARRAGRWIHSAYDPIREAETWAETHTPVCREGETVVVAGVGLLYHVEALRKRVASEIVVAVLISDLDEFHDALVARPLESWAENILWLSGTPVEIADRLSKTGRPLRCLSYAPAMHSDANFHGTFEQALRRGVARQTGGQLTIALVGPIYGGSLPIARYVRRALEMLGHKVQWIDHSVHASSYEAMGALKDARNRQLMQGRLAEVLSQWTLASLAESPPDLVLSLAQAPLTLPVLEHLRKKKLLTAMWFVENYRHLTYWQQMAPGYDYWFVFQQGACLDAFRQAGARHVGFLPMAADPGLHRPMALSDEERRIYGADVSFVGAGYANRRRLFPALLRRPWSFKLWGNEWDGADELRSVLQLNGARIDTDTCMKVFNATAINLNVHSTTGAGLDPQADFVNPRTFELAACGAFQLVDSRSQLPDFFTDREILSFRNFDEVPGLVERWLGDPAARQAMAAAARARVLGAHTYVHRMRDLLGHIGLSQPDRVGAVLRGDRQQESLLSRCAGDVPLESLLKDFPAGQRVELKDVAARIRSKGSTMPLKREELMVLMLDEYRSETRDLL, encoded by the coding sequence ATGACTCTCTTCAACGACAACATCGCCCGGTTGGCCGCAAGGGATACATCCCTTGCCGCGGCCGTGAAAACCTCAGCCGGCGGTGTACTGACAATCGAGCCGGCACGGAGTGGCGTCCCTTCGGCTCGACGAGCCGGCCGGTGGATTCACAGCGCCTATGATCCGATCCGCGAGGCGGAGACATGGGCCGAAACCCATACACCCGTCTGTCGGGAAGGCGAGACCGTCGTGGTGGCCGGCGTCGGGCTGCTGTACCACGTCGAGGCCCTTCGGAAACGAGTGGCGTCGGAGATTGTGGTTGCGGTGCTGATTTCCGACCTCGACGAATTCCATGACGCGCTCGTCGCGCGGCCTCTCGAATCATGGGCCGAGAATATCCTCTGGCTCTCCGGTACGCCGGTTGAGATCGCTGACCGGCTGAGCAAGACGGGCCGGCCTTTGCGCTGTCTGTCCTATGCTCCGGCCATGCACAGTGATGCGAACTTCCACGGCACGTTCGAGCAGGCCCTGCGGCGCGGAGTAGCGCGCCAGACCGGCGGACAGCTGACGATTGCACTGGTAGGACCCATTTACGGGGGTTCGCTGCCGATTGCACGCTATGTGAGACGGGCCCTGGAAATGCTCGGGCACAAGGTGCAATGGATCGATCACAGTGTGCATGCGTCAAGTTACGAGGCCATGGGGGCGCTGAAAGATGCGCGCAATCGCCAACTGATGCAGGGTCGCTTGGCCGAAGTGTTAAGCCAATGGACCTTGGCCTCTCTGGCCGAGTCACCTCCCGACCTCGTCCTGTCGCTGGCTCAGGCTCCGTTGACCTTGCCGGTGCTCGAACATCTCCGGAAAAAGAAACTGCTGACCGCCATGTGGTTCGTCGAGAACTATCGCCACCTGACCTATTGGCAACAGATGGCACCGGGCTATGACTACTGGTTCGTGTTTCAACAGGGGGCCTGTCTCGATGCGTTCCGTCAGGCGGGTGCGCGGCATGTCGGCTTTCTACCCATGGCGGCAGACCCTGGGTTGCATCGCCCGATGGCTCTGTCTGATGAAGAACGGCGCATCTATGGTGCGGATGTCTCCTTCGTCGGCGCGGGATATGCCAATCGCAGGCGCCTGTTCCCGGCACTGCTACGCCGACCCTGGTCGTTCAAACTCTGGGGAAATGAGTGGGACGGGGCCGATGAACTTCGCTCCGTGCTGCAGCTCAACGGAGCGCGAATCGATACCGACACCTGCATGAAGGTGTTCAACGCCACCGCGATCAATTTGAATGTCCACTCCACGACCGGGGCGGGCCTTGATCCGCAAGCCGATTTCGTCAATCCACGGACCTTTGAACTGGCAGCCTGCGGCGCGTTTCAGCTGGTCGATTCCCGCTCCCAGTTGCCGGACTTTTTCACCGACCGGGAGATCCTCTCGTTCCGGAACTTCGATGAAGTCCCCGGACTCGTGGAGCGATGGCTCGGAGATCCTGCGGCTCGACAGGCTATGGCCGCTGCAGCCCGCGCACGTGTCCTGGGTGCGCATACCTATGTGCATCGAATGCGGGACCTGTTGGGACATATCGGATTGTCTCAGCCCGATCGAGTCGGAGCCGTGTTGCGGGGAGACCGGCAGCAGGAATCCCTGCTGTCGCGTTGCGCCGGGGATGTTCCGTTGGAATCGCTGCTCAAGGATTTTCCTGCCGGACAGCGGGTCGAGTTGAAGGATGTCGCCGCACGAATCCGCAGCAAAGGCTCGACCATGCCCCTCAAACGGGAAGAATTGATGGTCCTAATGTTGGATGAATACCGGAGCGAGACACGCGATTTGTTATGA